The Streptomyces sp. NBC_01244 genome contains a region encoding:
- a CDS encoding DeoR/GlpR family DNA-binding transcription regulator codes for MAEQAAQLAHQRRALILDAVRREGAVRVADLVGQFGVSDMTVRRDLDALARQGLVEKVHGGAVAPAGASGHEPGFEAKSDLEGDAKAAIADRAAALVEPGSVVAVSGGTTAHAVAARLLGVPRLTIVTNSLPVAELVWADGRGRGADAPTLLLTGGSPTPSAALVGPLADQAIGSLHVDLLFLGAHGVAQGAGLTTPNLMEAQTNRALVASARRVAVVADHSKWGVVGLSGFAALHQADWFVTDAGLPTAARAALAEEVGELLVAGEERR; via the coding sequence GTGGCCGAGCAGGCTGCCCAACTGGCCCACCAGCGACGCGCTCTCATCCTGGACGCGGTCCGCCGCGAGGGCGCGGTGCGGGTGGCGGACCTGGTCGGGCAGTTCGGCGTCTCGGACATGACCGTCCGCCGGGACCTGGACGCCCTCGCCCGGCAAGGCCTCGTGGAGAAGGTCCACGGCGGAGCCGTCGCCCCGGCCGGGGCCAGCGGGCACGAGCCCGGCTTCGAGGCCAAGTCGGACCTGGAGGGCGACGCCAAGGCGGCCATCGCTGACAGGGCCGCGGCCCTGGTGGAACCGGGCAGCGTGGTCGCGGTCTCGGGCGGCACCACCGCGCACGCCGTCGCCGCCCGGCTCCTCGGGGTCCCGCGGCTCACGATCGTCACCAACTCCCTTCCGGTGGCGGAACTGGTGTGGGCCGACGGCCGCGGCCGCGGAGCCGACGCCCCCACGCTGCTGCTCACCGGCGGCTCCCCCACCCCCTCGGCCGCCCTGGTCGGACCGCTCGCCGACCAGGCGATCGGCTCGCTCCACGTGGACCTGCTCTTCCTCGGCGCACACGGAGTGGCGCAGGGCGCCGGGCTCACCACCCCGAACCTCATGGAGGCCCAGACCAACCGGGCCCTGGTCGCCTCGGCGCGCCGGGTCGCGGTCGTGGCGGACCACAGCAAGTGGGGGGTGGTGGGGCTCAGCGGCTTCGCCGCACTGCACCAGGCCGACTGGTTCGTCACCGACGCCGGCCTGCCCACCGCGGCCCGCGCCGCCCTTGCGGAGGAGGTGGGCGAACTCCTCGTCGCCGGGGAGGAGCGGCGCTGA